The Polyangium aurulentum genomic interval CGCCGATGGCGCCCGCCTTGCGCGCCGCCTCGTAATGCTCGTCGATCGTCGCGTCCGTCATCTTCGAGGCGAGCTTGCGCTTGTTCGACCAGTGGTGATGCAATAGCTCGCCATAGCGATCGAGATCGCCGTCCACGAGGAGCTGGTACGTCTCGCGCCCCATCTCCTTGATCCGGTGCATTCGCTCGACCACGTCGGGCTCGAGATCCCGGATCCTCTGCCCCTGCTCGCTCAGCACGATGCGCGCAGGCCGCTCGATCCCGGACCAGATGATGAGCAGGTTCGACTCCAGCTCGTCGAGCACCTCGTCCCGCACGGGCACGGGCTCGACCCCCACGCTGCCATCGGGGGCGAAGGTGAATGCCGTCACGTTGCCGAACGCCGCGATGTACTGGTCCTGCTTGCCGATCGGCTCGCCGAGACGGTCGATCTCGATATTGCAGGCCTCCTCCGCGAGCTGCCCGGACGAGACGAACTCGCGCTTGTAGGCGTGCAGCGCGTTCAGGAGCGCCACCGTGAACGAGCTGGACGAGCCGAGACCCGAGTTCGCAGGCAAGTCCGCCACGCTCGTCAGCTCGATCGCGTTCTCGATCCCCGTCATCTTCAGCGCCTCGCGGAAGAGCGGGTGCTCGATCTTCTCGACGCTCGGCACGATCTCCGTCTTCGAGTACGCGAGGCGGATGTCCTTGTGAAACCGCTTGTTCGCCGTGACGTAGATGTACTTGTCGATCGCCGCCGAGACGAGGAATCCCCCGAAGCGCGACGAGTACGCCGGCAGATCCGTGCCGCCTCCGCCGAGCGAGAAGCGCACCGGGGCGCGTGAGACGATCATCGGGCTCCCTCCTCGCGCGCGTCCTCGAGGTGCGCCTCGAGATCGCGGTAGCCGGCCTCCGAGCCGATCTCGTAGAAGCGCGTCGTCACCGGCAAGGCGCGCAGGCGCCCGGCGCGCGCGAGATCGCGCTGCACGACGGCGAGGTCGCCCGGACCCTCCGGCAGCGCCGCGATGACCTCGCGCCTGAGCGCGATCGCCCCGTAGTCGATGTGGTCCAGCCCCGGATCTCTTCGCTCGTCCACGCGGCGCTTCTCGTAGCGCACCACGCGCTCGCCGGAAACCTCGCAGTTCGAGGCGTCGAGAAGATCGGCGTTCCGGTAGACCGCCATGGTCCCGAGCGCCTCGGGGTGCGCCAGCAGATCGACGAGCGGCGCCGCATAGTCGAACGGCAGATACGAATCCCCGTACGTGACCAGGAGAACGGGCGCGAGCAGGGAGAGCGCGCCCCGCAGCGCACCCGCCGTGCCGAGCCGCGCTTCGCCCTCGTCCGCATAACGAACCTCGAGCCCGAACGCCCGCCCATCGCCAATGTCCTGGCGAATCGCATCGCCCAGATGGCCAATGCACAGCACGATCTCGTCGTAGCCGGCGCCCGCGAGCCGCGCGAGCAGGTGATGGCCGAATGGGCGCCCGGCCACCGGCAACAGAAATTTCGGGATCTGCCGCGTACGCGGGTACATGCGGGTCGCCAGTCCCCCGGCGAGGACGACGGCTTGACGCAGGGGCCTCGGAGGCGCCGCGGACGGCTGGACGGCGAGGTCGGACGGATCGGACACGGCCGCGAGCATACCGGAGGCCGCCCCAGACGTCCCGTTTTCCGCAGATCTAGGGTTCTCCCTGGTCCATTCGTCGGGCGCTCGATTGCACCCCCCCGCATCGTGCCCGTACCGCGTCGGGCGATATCCGAAAAATAAATCCATTCCAAATGCGACACGACACATCGCAATCCATGCATCAAAGGAAGGCGAGACAAATCGGCGAGCGAGGCATTGGCGGAGAGGGAGCGAAAGATGGAGAAGCCCGCGCGAGTGAAGGTCGGGGACGTCCTGGCCGGCAAGTACCGGGTCGAGCGCATGCTCGGCCATGGCGGGATGGGCTTCGTCGTCGCGGCGACGCACCTCGACCTGCAAGAGCGGTTCGCGATCAAGATGCTCCACGCCGAGAGCATGAAGAGCGAGCGAGCCGTGCAGCGCTTCCTGCGCGAGGCGCGGGCCGCCATCCGCCTGCGCAGCGAGCACGTCGCGCGCGTCTTCGACGTGGGCAGGCTCGACAACGGCGCGCCCTACATGGTGATGGAGCACCTCGACGGCAGCGATCTGCGCGACCTGCTCGAGCAGCGGGGGAAGCTGCTCATCCACGAGACCGTCTCGTACATCCTCATGGCCTGCGAGGGCCTCGCCGAAGCCCACGCCGCCGGCATCGTCCACCGCGACCTGAAGCCCGCCAATCTCTTCCTCTCGCGCCGCCCCGACGGATCGCCCTGCATCAAGGTCCTCGATTTCGGTATCTCGAAGATGACCACGCCGGGCGACGAGGCGATCGATATGACCCGGACGCGCGAGATCCTGGGATCTCCGCTCTACATGGCCCCCGAGCAGATGCGCTCGATGGCCGTCGTCGACGCCCGCACCGACATCTGGGCGCTCGGCGTCATCCTCTACAAGCTCATCACCGGCAGGTTTCCTTTCTTCGCCAAGGGCATGGTAGAGATCTGCGCGCTCGTCCTCGAGCGGGCGCCGCAGCCGCCGTCGCGCCTGCGGCCCGATCTTCCCCACGGGCTCGAGCAGATCATCCTGCGCTGCCTGGCGAAGAACCCGAATGGACGGTTTCAAAGCGTGGGCGAGCTCGCCGCCGCGCTCCGGCCCTACGCCGTGCCGGATGCCTTCTCCTCGGACTCCGATCTCATCTCCGTGCTCCTGGTCGACAGGCCCACGGTCGACCCGCACCCGCCCGTCGCCGACGCGCATTCGCTCGCCTCCGCGCGATTGCCGATGTCGTGGACGGCGCGAACGCCCCCGCGATCCAAGCGGCGGCGCGGGATCGTGGCGAGCGTGGCCATGACGTTCGCGGGCCTTTTCTTGTCGGCCTCGGTGACCACGGCGGGCGGGGCTCTCGTCGTGCGGCACGAGCCCGTCTCGCACCCGGTCATCACCGCGCCGATCGACGAATCCGCGCGACCCGTCGCAGCCGGATCGAATGGCGCCGGGGCCGAGACCGCGGCGAGCTGCGGGGACGTCGCCGCGGAGAAGCCCGCGCCGGAGCCCTCGGAGGAGCCTGCCGTGGAGCCGGCGAAGGCCGAGGTCGCGCAAGAGGCGGCGTGCTCGCAGAGCGCCGAGGGCGTCTCCTCGGCCGCGTGGAAGCCCGAGCCCGCGCCCGCCACGTCCCAGGCGCGTCCGCGCGCGCTACCGCCGAGCCCGTCCGATCCGTTCGGCCTCCACCCGGCCGCGCCCTGAAGCGCACCCCGGACGAAGAAACGCACCCTGCACGCATTGCTTTTCCTTCTTTTCCCCCCGGTCCATGGCGCACGTCATCGCGGTAGCAACGCTCCGTGTGAAATGCCCTTGGCGATGTAATGAACCGCGCAAATCCGGAGGCCGTGGCATCCAATCCCTGCGAGAGGGGACCAGGCGACCACGCGAAAATGAGGCGCTCCGAGGGGCTGTGAAGCGCGATTGCGCAGGCAGCGTGGAGAGCGATCCGACACGAAGTGCGCGCCGGGTGGGGGGAGACAGGGTGAGATGAAGGAGCCCTCGTTCGCGCGG includes:
- a CDS encoding serine/threonine-protein kinase; the protein is MEKPARVKVGDVLAGKYRVERMLGHGGMGFVVAATHLDLQERFAIKMLHAESMKSERAVQRFLREARAAIRLRSEHVARVFDVGRLDNGAPYMVMEHLDGSDLRDLLEQRGKLLIHETVSYILMACEGLAEAHAAGIVHRDLKPANLFLSRRPDGSPCIKVLDFGISKMTTPGDEAIDMTRTREILGSPLYMAPEQMRSMAVVDARTDIWALGVILYKLITGRFPFFAKGMVEICALVLERAPQPPSRLRPDLPHGLEQIILRCLAKNPNGRFQSVGELAAALRPYAVPDAFSSDSDLISVLLVDRPTVDPHPPVADAHSLASARLPMSWTARTPPRSKRRRGIVASVAMTFAGLFLSASVTTAGGALVVRHEPVSHPVITAPIDESARPVAAGSNGAGAETAASCGDVAAEKPAPEPSEEPAVEPAKAEVAQEAACSQSAEGVSSAAWKPEPAPATSQARPRALPPSPSDPFGLHPAAP
- a CDS encoding sugar phosphate nucleotidyltransferase, with product MSDPSDLAVQPSAAPPRPLRQAVVLAGGLATRMYPRTRQIPKFLLPVAGRPFGHHLLARLAGAGYDEIVLCIGHLGDAIRQDIGDGRAFGLEVRYADEGEARLGTAGALRGALSLLAPVLLVTYGDSYLPFDYAAPLVDLLAHPEALGTMAVYRNADLLDASNCEVSGERVVRYEKRRVDERRDPGLDHIDYGAIALRREVIAALPEGPGDLAVVQRDLARAGRLRALPVTTRFYEIGSEAGYRDLEAHLEDAREEGAR
- a CDS encoding sugar kinase, which translates into the protein MIVSRAPVRFSLGGGGTDLPAYSSRFGGFLVSAAIDKYIYVTANKRFHKDIRLAYSKTEIVPSVEKIEHPLFREALKMTGIENAIELTSVADLPANSGLGSSSSFTVALLNALHAYKREFVSSGQLAEEACNIEIDRLGEPIGKQDQYIAAFGNVTAFTFAPDGSVGVEPVPVRDEVLDELESNLLIIWSGIERPARIVLSEQGQRIRDLEPDVVERMHRIKEMGRETYQLLVDGDLDRYGELLHHHWSNKRKLASKMTDATIDEHYEAARKAGAIGGKLMGAGGGGFFMFYVRPQDRRRVLEAMIARGLRPLRFRFDMDGARIMANMHRS